A genomic region of Gemmata massiliana contains the following coding sequences:
- a CDS encoding cytochrome B6, producing the protein MSRVRNSGWTLPAIAAGSLIALAAWQLVPANQPPATKPDQPLGAEPVAAQPPANDLAAVMAKMKAAKAEIARKHNEMLAARYDLAERAAADGKMTRGKAVQQGPRAKLVAGTTWAALADMKPEEVREKGLFPVGYLPLPHPNHPEGGMLFPKFHIDEIKKQEGRDLTRFDLDYDLPDHFLPEFPPPIFLTTRLDLGDISKGKLITIDNFEELFKDALNPKQLEGLRLLVTPFPQQQFNMTADRRSEKAHRGVTCFDCHVNGHTNAATHLVGDIRPQEFRHRIDVPSLRGVNVQRLFGSQRALKSIEDFTEFEQRAAYFDGDHTQAARKGVNPLDRGSQVHFMAEFQDLLDFPPAPKLDLFGKLDQSKATDSEKRGEALFNGKAKCSTCHPGPYYTDNTLHNLQTERFFKPVTVLGRTASVDGPIKTFPLRGIKDSPPYLHDGRLLTLEDTVEFFNLILETKLTEDEKKDLVAFMKCL; encoded by the coding sequence ATGAGTCGCGTTCGTAATTCGGGCTGGACTCTGCCGGCGATCGCCGCCGGGAGTCTCATCGCGCTCGCGGCGTGGCAGCTCGTGCCCGCCAACCAGCCGCCCGCCACGAAGCCGGATCAACCACTGGGCGCGGAACCGGTCGCGGCCCAACCGCCGGCCAACGATCTCGCCGCTGTGATGGCGAAGATGAAGGCCGCGAAAGCCGAAATCGCGCGGAAACACAACGAAATGTTGGCCGCACGCTACGACCTCGCGGAGCGCGCCGCGGCCGACGGGAAAATGACGCGCGGTAAGGCCGTGCAACAAGGCCCGCGTGCGAAGTTGGTCGCCGGGACCACCTGGGCCGCGCTCGCGGACATGAAACCGGAGGAGGTCCGCGAGAAGGGACTGTTCCCCGTCGGGTACCTTCCGCTGCCGCACCCGAACCATCCCGAAGGCGGGATGCTGTTCCCGAAGTTCCACATCGATGAAATCAAGAAGCAAGAGGGGCGCGACCTGACGCGGTTCGATCTTGATTACGATCTTCCGGACCACTTCTTGCCCGAGTTCCCACCGCCGATCTTCTTGACCACTCGACTCGACCTCGGCGATATTTCGAAGGGTAAGCTCATCACCATCGACAACTTCGAGGAACTGTTCAAGGACGCGCTGAACCCGAAACAACTGGAAGGACTGCGGTTGCTCGTTACCCCGTTCCCGCAACAGCAGTTCAACATGACCGCCGACCGGCGCAGCGAGAAGGCTCACCGTGGTGTTACGTGCTTCGACTGCCACGTGAACGGCCACACGAACGCGGCCACGCACCTCGTCGGCGACATCCGACCGCAGGAGTTCCGGCACCGCATCGATGTGCCCTCGCTGCGCGGCGTGAACGTGCAGCGGCTGTTCGGCTCGCAGCGCGCGCTGAAGAGTATCGAGGACTTCACCGAGTTCGAGCAACGGGCCGCGTACTTCGACGGCGACCACACGCAGGCCGCGCGGAAAGGCGTCAACCCGCTGGATCGCGGCAGTCAGGTCCACTTCATGGCAGAGTTCCAGGATCTGCTCGACTTCCCACCCGCACCGAAACTGGATTTGTTCGGGAAGCTCGATCAATCGAAGGCAACCGACAGCGAGAAGCGCGGCGAGGCGCTGTTCAACGGAAAGGCGAAGTGCTCAACGTGCCACCCTGGGCCGTACTACACCGACAACACGCTGCACAACTTGCAGACTGAACGGTTCTTCAAGCCGGTGACGGTGCTCGGGCGGACCGCGAGCGTGGACGGGCCGATCAAGACGTTCCCGCTCCGCGGTATCAAAGACAGCCCGCCGTACCTGCACGACGGCCGGCTGCTCACGCTGGAAGATACGGTCGAGTTCTTCAACCTGATCCTCGAAACGAAGCTCACCGAGGATGAGAAGAAGGATTTGGTCGCGTTTATGAAGTGCCTGTAA
- a CDS encoding S9 family peptidase has product MKTTLALTLTLSCAALAHAAEPTPNKAVDTSFLKKFAETRRFMLGRPQNPKIAPDGKTVLFLRAEVDKPTLKLFEFDVATARAKEILSPESLLKGGAENLTPEEKARRERMRLSAGGFADFHFDKDGTNILLPLSGKLFVYERATGNTTQLKTGEGGSIVDPKWSPDGKKVAYVRGFDVFVCDLATNTETAVTKGGTTIKTHGLAEFVAQEEMARFTGYWWAPDGKHIAYEEADHTGVETWFVADPFKPDAKPAEQFYPRPGKKNVSVRLGVVPVEGGETVWLDWDHKTYDYLTAVRWDESAPLTLQVQDRKQQKLLLLAADPKTGKTKKLLEEKDAAWINLTPETPKFNSALGGFVWLGADTDGESEIQHRNADGVLNNVLVPAKRRPEAVMSVYSSRVDTFVIYAGSTDPTQRHIYRHKTPSLLVNPESDKDTALTTEPGTHTAVFGKFGGPYVITSTTTSAMPKSFVFGRDGAKLGELPSVASEPEIKPDVTVLRVGEEPGYYAAIVRPKGFDPKKKYPVIVDVYGGPKHLHVVQAMRNWLVPQWLADQGFIVVAVDNRGTPGRGREWERSLYQKFGTVPLEDQVKGLNLLCAKFPELDKDRVGIVGWSFGGYMAANGVLRAPEVFKAAVAGAPVTDWEDYDTHYTERYMGLLPESRKQYDDASLLPLAKDLKRPLLLVHGTADDNVYYRHTLKLSNALFRAGRDFESLPLPGVTHMYTSDPVVMERLWAKTATFFKTHLGEPK; this is encoded by the coding sequence ATGAAAACCACCCTCGCGCTCACCTTAACCCTGTCCTGCGCCGCACTCGCGCACGCGGCCGAACCTACACCCAATAAAGCTGTGGATACGTCGTTCCTGAAGAAGTTCGCAGAAACGCGGCGGTTCATGCTGGGCCGCCCTCAAAACCCCAAAATCGCGCCCGACGGCAAGACGGTGCTGTTCCTCCGCGCCGAGGTCGACAAGCCCACGCTCAAACTGTTCGAGTTCGATGTCGCGACCGCGCGGGCGAAAGAAATTCTCTCGCCGGAGTCGCTCCTCAAGGGAGGTGCGGAGAACCTCACGCCCGAAGAAAAGGCCCGGCGCGAGCGGATGCGGCTCTCCGCCGGCGGATTCGCGGACTTCCACTTCGACAAGGACGGGACGAACATTCTCCTGCCACTATCCGGCAAGTTGTTCGTGTACGAGCGCGCAACCGGAAATACCACCCAACTGAAGACCGGCGAGGGCGGCTCGATCGTTGACCCGAAGTGGTCGCCGGACGGGAAGAAGGTCGCGTATGTCCGCGGGTTTGATGTGTTCGTGTGTGACCTCGCCACAAACACCGAAACCGCGGTCACAAAGGGCGGCACGACAATCAAAACGCACGGCCTGGCCGAGTTCGTGGCGCAAGAAGAAATGGCGCGGTTCACCGGGTACTGGTGGGCGCCCGATGGCAAGCACATCGCTTACGAAGAGGCCGATCACACCGGCGTCGAGACGTGGTTCGTCGCGGACCCGTTCAAACCGGACGCGAAACCGGCCGAGCAGTTCTACCCGCGCCCGGGCAAGAAGAACGTGAGCGTGCGATTGGGCGTGGTCCCGGTGGAGGGAGGTGAAACGGTGTGGCTCGACTGGGATCACAAAACCTACGATTACCTCACGGCCGTCCGGTGGGACGAGTCCGCCCCGCTCACACTCCAAGTGCAGGATCGCAAGCAACAGAAGTTGCTCCTGCTCGCGGCCGACCCCAAGACGGGCAAAACAAAAAAGCTGCTCGAAGAGAAGGATGCAGCGTGGATCAATCTCACGCCTGAAACGCCGAAGTTTAACAGCGCGCTGGGCGGGTTCGTGTGGCTCGGAGCGGACACAGACGGCGAATCTGAGATCCAGCACCGCAATGCGGACGGAGTGCTGAACAACGTGCTTGTTCCCGCGAAGCGCCGACCCGAAGCGGTCATGAGCGTGTATTCATCGCGTGTCGATACGTTCGTGATCTACGCCGGAAGCACGGACCCGACCCAAAGACACATCTACCGGCACAAAACACCGAGCCTTCTCGTAAACCCGGAGTCGGACAAGGACACCGCGCTCACCACGGAACCGGGAACTCACACAGCGGTGTTCGGCAAATTCGGCGGACCGTATGTGATCACGTCCACGACCACGAGTGCGATGCCGAAGAGTTTCGTGTTCGGGCGCGATGGGGCCAAACTTGGCGAGTTACCGTCTGTGGCGTCCGAGCCAGAAATCAAACCGGACGTGACAGTACTTCGCGTTGGCGAGGAACCGGGTTATTACGCCGCGATCGTGCGCCCGAAGGGCTTCGACCCGAAGAAGAAGTATCCGGTGATTGTGGACGTGTACGGCGGGCCGAAGCACCTGCACGTGGTTCAGGCGATGCGGAACTGGCTCGTCCCGCAATGGCTTGCGGATCAGGGGTTCATTGTGGTCGCGGTTGATAATCGCGGTACGCCCGGCCGCGGGCGCGAGTGGGAGCGGAGCCTGTATCAGAAGTTCGGTACCGTGCCCTTGGAAGATCAGGTGAAGGGGCTGAACCTCCTGTGCGCCAAGTTCCCGGAACTGGACAAGGACCGTGTGGGGATCGTGGGCTGGTCGTTCGGCGGGTACATGGCCGCGAACGGCGTGCTCCGCGCGCCGGAAGTATTCAAGGCGGCTGTAGCGGGTGCCCCGGTCACCGATTGGGAGGACTACGACACGCACTACACCGAGCGCTACATGGGGCTGCTCCCGGAATCCAGAAAGCAGTACGACGACGCGAGTCTGCTCCCGCTCGCGAAAGACCTGAAGCGCCCGCTGTTATTGGTCCACGGCACCGCGGACGACAACGTGTACTACCGCCACACGCTGAAGCTCTCGAACGCACTGTTTCGCGCCGGTCGCGACTTTGAATCTCTGCCGCTGCCGGGCGTCACGCACATGTACACGTCCGACCCGGTGGTGATGGAACGCTTGTGGGCGAAGACCGCGACGTTCTTCAAGACACACTTGGGCGAACCGAAGTGA
- a CDS encoding lipoate--protein ligase family protein produces the protein MQLLDLTLPDPEMNLALDESLLVAAEEGAGGEVLRFWEQPAYAVVVGSGGSVVIDVNLSACAAAGVPVLRRASGGGTVLLGPGCLCFSLVLSYDHAPGLNEIPASNRYILARVLSALKPVATASVEGTSDLAVSGVKFSGNAQQRKRKFFLHHGTLLCGFDLALVAKYLNAPERQPDYRRDRPHGDFITNLPARPEEVKQLLINEWRPEGDYAPVPLARAHALVADKYSRAEWNRRR, from the coding sequence ATGCAGTTACTCGATCTCACGTTACCCGATCCGGAAATGAACCTCGCGCTCGACGAATCGCTGCTTGTGGCCGCAGAAGAAGGAGCCGGGGGTGAGGTACTGCGGTTCTGGGAACAGCCGGCTTACGCGGTCGTGGTCGGTTCCGGCGGCTCAGTCGTGATCGACGTGAATTTGTCTGCGTGCGCGGCTGCCGGGGTGCCCGTACTCCGGCGCGCGAGTGGCGGCGGAACGGTGTTACTCGGCCCCGGATGCCTGTGCTTCAGCCTCGTACTGAGCTACGACCACGCGCCCGGATTGAACGAAATCCCCGCCAGTAACCGGTACATTCTCGCGCGCGTTCTCAGTGCGCTGAAGCCCGTGGCCACCGCATCAGTGGAAGGTACGAGTGACCTGGCGGTGAGCGGCGTGAAATTTTCGGGAAACGCCCAACAGCGCAAGCGCAAATTCTTCCTCCACCACGGCACTCTTCTCTGTGGCTTCGACCTCGCACTCGTCGCGAAATATCTGAACGCACCGGAGCGCCAGCCCGACTACCGCCGGGACCGACCGCACGGGGATTTCATTACGAATTTGCCCGCTCGCCCAGAGGAAGTGAAACAACTGCTCATCAACGAGTGGCGCCCAGAGGGTGACTACGCCCCAGTGCCACTCGCCCGGGCACACGCACTGGTCGCCGATAAGTATTCCCGGGCCGAATGGAATCGGCGCCGCTAG
- a CDS encoding flotillin family protein, giving the protein MLSVALLAQSKSGNPNLAEVPWPVITALAAGLVLFSLLMLLVRRYKRCPSNRILVIYGKTGGGNAAKCVHGGAAFVLPLVQDYDYLNLDPIQIEVPLKGALSIENIRVNVPSVFTVAIGTDPETMQNAAIRLLGLGTQEIKEQARDIIFGQLRQVIASMRIEDINRNRDQFLESVQKSLEPELKKIGLVLINVNITDITDESGYIEAIGRKAAAIAIQQAKVDVAEQEKKGQIGVAEAERERAISVANATKVREIGTREATREQAIKVAQLDKDREVGEQTALLEQETLIKESQRQQAIRIAELDRDQKVGEQQAVFERESRIAEADRDKRVRLAEANATAIGGEANAQASIAGAQATLAVKNAEAYQVSETKKREAEAAVLEAQNKAMAKAALAQAEKIEAEQRAALEAPAKAQKAKIIVDAEAAAERVKLEAEAAAATIYAKLEAEARGQFEILAKKGEGLKKIIDACGSPQAAFQLLMLEHMDALADASAKAISNIKFDKVVVWEGGGGNGTAGASSTASFLQNMARMMPPMMQVMKDIGGVEVPEYLAKLTSDSPTESKPPSTNGTHAKVG; this is encoded by the coding sequence ATGTTGTCTGTTGCTCTCCTCGCCCAATCGAAGTCCGGGAACCCGAACCTCGCCGAAGTCCCGTGGCCCGTAATCACGGCGCTGGCCGCCGGTTTGGTTCTCTTTAGCCTCCTCATGCTCCTCGTGAGACGCTACAAACGCTGCCCCTCGAACCGCATTCTCGTGATCTACGGTAAGACCGGCGGCGGGAATGCGGCCAAGTGCGTCCACGGCGGCGCGGCGTTCGTCCTGCCGCTCGTTCAGGACTACGACTACCTCAACCTCGACCCGATTCAAATTGAGGTACCACTCAAGGGCGCGCTCTCGATCGAGAACATCCGCGTGAACGTGCCGAGCGTGTTCACCGTCGCCATCGGCACCGACCCCGAAACGATGCAAAACGCCGCGATCCGGCTCCTCGGCCTCGGCACCCAGGAGATCAAGGAGCAGGCGCGCGACATCATCTTCGGCCAACTGCGGCAGGTGATCGCGTCCATGCGGATCGAGGACATCAACCGCAACCGCGACCAGTTCCTGGAGAGCGTGCAAAAATCGCTCGAGCCGGAACTGAAGAAAATCGGGCTCGTGCTCATCAACGTGAACATCACCGACATCACGGACGAGAGCGGGTACATCGAGGCCATCGGTCGGAAAGCGGCCGCGATCGCGATCCAGCAGGCGAAGGTCGACGTGGCCGAACAAGAAAAGAAAGGGCAAATCGGTGTTGCCGAGGCCGAGCGCGAGCGGGCCATCTCGGTCGCGAACGCGACGAAGGTGCGCGAGATCGGCACCCGCGAAGCGACCCGCGAGCAGGCCATCAAGGTCGCCCAACTCGACAAGGACCGGGAGGTCGGCGAGCAGACCGCGCTGCTCGAACAAGAAACGCTCATCAAGGAATCGCAGCGCCAGCAAGCGATCCGTATCGCCGAACTCGACCGCGACCAGAAGGTCGGCGAGCAGCAGGCCGTGTTCGAGCGGGAATCGCGCATCGCCGAAGCGGACCGCGACAAGCGCGTGCGCCTGGCCGAAGCCAACGCCACGGCGATCGGCGGTGAAGCCAACGCACAGGCGAGTATCGCCGGGGCACAGGCCACGCTCGCGGTGAAGAACGCCGAGGCGTATCAAGTTTCCGAAACGAAGAAGCGCGAAGCCGAAGCCGCGGTTCTGGAAGCACAGAATAAGGCGATGGCGAAAGCCGCGCTCGCCCAGGCCGAGAAGATCGAAGCCGAACAGCGCGCCGCGCTCGAAGCCCCTGCGAAGGCACAGAAGGCAAAAATAATCGTGGACGCCGAGGCCGCCGCGGAGCGCGTGAAGCTCGAAGCCGAGGCCGCCGCTGCGACCATCTACGCGAAACTCGAAGCCGAGGCCCGCGGCCAATTCGAGATCCTGGCGAAGAAGGGCGAGGGGTTGAAGAAGATCATCGATGCGTGCGGGAGCCCGCAAGCCGCGTTCCAGTTGCTCATGCTCGAACACATGGACGCGCTCGCGGACGCCTCCGCGAAGGCCATCTCGAACATCAAGTTCGACAAGGTAGTGGTGTGGGAAGGCGGTGGGGGGAACGGAACTGCGGGGGCATCGAGTACAGCTTCGTTCCTTCAGAACATGGCCCGGATGATGCCGCCGATGATGCAAGTGATGAAGGACATCGGTGGCGTGGAAGTGCCCGAGTACCTCGCAAAGCTCACCAGCGATTCGCCCACGGAGAGCAAGCCGCCGAGCACGAACGGCACGCACGCGAAAGTCGGGTGA
- the mutM gene encoding bifunctional DNA-formamidopyrimidine glycosylase/DNA-(apurinic or apyrimidinic site) lyase — protein sequence MPELPEVETVVRDLRPLLVGRTITSVRQSRHKLRRPWKPAWNANAIDSRVESVRRRGKWILIDLASQSSSPLLRVHLGMSGQFTIVPATLAEPDHVHVVFALDGGNELRLRDPRRFGAAEYFPDRAALETEMNADLGPEPFGLNADYFRSVVRGTARNLKAVLLDQKIVAGVGNIYADEALFRAKLHPGRAGKSVTNAECDHLREAIEAVLLRAIESRGSTIRDYVGGSGLRGGFQNEFAVYGRTDERCSVCEGTIACARFAGRTSHYCPQCQSQGIGKKVKSTKTPRAPTSRS from the coding sequence ATGCCCGAATTGCCGGAAGTGGAAACGGTTGTTCGAGATCTGCGCCCGTTACTCGTCGGGCGCACGATCACCAGCGTCCGGCAAAGCCGGCACAAGCTCCGGCGTCCGTGGAAACCGGCGTGGAACGCGAACGCCATCGACTCGCGTGTCGAAAGCGTTCGGCGCCGCGGAAAGTGGATTCTGATAGATCTGGCCTCCCAATCGTCTTCCCCACTACTCCGAGTTCACCTCGGAATGTCGGGGCAATTTACGATCGTGCCCGCGACTCTGGCGGAACCGGATCACGTACACGTCGTGTTCGCGCTCGACGGTGGGAATGAACTCCGACTCCGTGACCCGCGCCGGTTCGGGGCCGCAGAGTATTTTCCCGATCGTGCGGCGCTCGAAACCGAGATGAATGCGGACCTCGGTCCCGAACCGTTTGGCCTGAACGCGGACTACTTTCGCAGCGTCGTTCGTGGAACCGCCCGAAATCTGAAGGCCGTTCTGCTCGATCAGAAGATCGTTGCCGGTGTGGGCAACATATACGCGGACGAGGCGCTGTTCCGTGCGAAACTGCACCCGGGGCGGGCGGGTAAGAGTGTAACCAACGCGGAATGTGACCACCTCCGCGAAGCCATCGAAGCGGTTCTCCTGCGAGCTATCGAGTCGCGCGGTTCGACCATTCGCGACTACGTGGGTGGGTCCGGTCTGCGCGGCGGGTTTCAGAACGAGTTCGCGGTGTACGGTCGCACGGACGAGCGGTGCTCGGTGTGCGAAGGCACGATCGCGTGCGCCCGCTTCGCCGGGCGCACGTCGCATTACTGTCCGCAGTGCCAAAGCCAAGGAATTGGGAAGAAGGTGAAAAGCACAAAGACTCCGCGGGCGCCAACTTCCCGGTCTTGA
- a CDS encoding ATP-binding protein, with protein MSYKAFKRLIGETSLERKCRWLLGAGVLILMTGSFLVYAKQTEGLAYEQLETTGRALLSPTVARLHVKGEQFEAVDEFQKLAEKNWPDTLRGYNYKLIKPDAKDDDNKSISDDLTAVHRIQNDPTRNEETRLAPKENAFYYYGAIRAGSTCVNCHKDPAKVGERLARPDLQQGEVMAVVRIRLSTQSIEEGFHTNRAVLFSFAIGASLLIIAGCYLIIRYVIVKPVKHLKEVSEAIASGELNIRSEIQTGDEFEDLSHAFNRMLRNLTNIQERNRKLIADLDRKVDELARVNMALFEGNRLKSEFLSTMSHELRDPLTSIIGFSEVLLAAENLTEKQHRYAGNIMTSGQRLMALINDILELAKLEAGKMRLHPEPFNAAQACEHAASLIRPQAEKKNIDVKVVADPNAPATRQDAGKVHQIITNLLSNAVKFTPEGGRVTLKAATDGTDLVFTVSDTGVGVAPEEQDLIFEKFRQAANPMTREQGGTGLGLSIVRELAKLLGGDVTVHSELGRGSTFTVRIAARLTDEPLLGFELTEEPPVAVPRPETVAG; from the coding sequence ATGTCATATAAGGCGTTCAAGCGACTGATCGGCGAAACCAGTCTGGAGCGGAAGTGCCGCTGGCTGCTCGGCGCCGGCGTGCTCATCCTGATGACCGGCAGCTTCCTCGTGTACGCGAAGCAAACGGAAGGTCTCGCTTACGAGCAACTCGAAACGACCGGCCGGGCACTGCTGTCGCCGACCGTTGCCCGGTTGCACGTGAAGGGCGAGCAGTTCGAGGCCGTGGACGAGTTTCAGAAACTGGCCGAGAAGAATTGGCCGGATACACTCCGGGGGTACAACTACAAGCTCATCAAACCCGACGCAAAAGACGACGACAACAAATCCATCAGTGACGATCTCACCGCCGTTCACCGTATCCAAAACGACCCCACCCGAAACGAAGAAACGCGTTTAGCCCCAAAAGAAAATGCGTTCTACTACTACGGAGCGATTCGGGCCGGGAGCACGTGTGTGAACTGCCATAAGGACCCGGCGAAAGTCGGCGAGCGGCTCGCGCGCCCCGACTTGCAACAGGGCGAGGTAATGGCGGTGGTCCGCATCCGGCTCTCCACGCAGTCAATTGAGGAAGGGTTCCACACCAACCGCGCGGTGCTCTTCTCATTCGCCATTGGCGCGTCGCTACTCATCATCGCGGGGTGCTATCTCATTATCCGGTACGTCATCGTGAAGCCGGTGAAGCACCTGAAAGAAGTGTCTGAAGCGATCGCGTCCGGTGAACTGAACATCCGCAGCGAGATCCAAACCGGCGACGAATTTGAAGACTTATCGCACGCCTTCAATCGCATGCTCCGCAATCTCACAAACATCCAGGAGCGTAACAGAAAATTGATCGCGGACCTCGACCGGAAAGTGGACGAACTCGCGCGCGTGAACATGGCCCTGTTCGAGGGAAACCGGCTCAAGAGCGAGTTCCTATCCACCATGAGCCACGAGCTGCGCGACCCACTCACCAGTATCATCGGGTTCAGCGAAGTGCTTCTGGCGGCTGAGAACCTGACCGAGAAACAGCACCGGTACGCCGGGAACATCATGACGAGCGGCCAGCGCCTAATGGCCCTCATCAACGACATCCTGGAACTCGCGAAGCTCGAAGCCGGCAAGATGCGGCTGCACCCCGAACCCTTCAACGCGGCCCAGGCGTGTGAGCACGCGGCGTCCCTCATCCGCCCACAGGCCGAAAAGAAAAACATCGATGTGAAGGTGGTCGCGGACCCGAACGCCCCGGCCACGCGCCAGGACGCGGGTAAGGTGCATCAGATCATCACCAACCTGCTCTCGAACGCGGTCAAATTCACACCGGAAGGCGGGCGCGTCACACTCAAAGCCGCAACCGACGGGACCGATCTCGTGTTCACCGTGTCGGACACGGGGGTCGGGGTCGCACCGGAAGAACAAGACCTGATCTTCGAGAAATTCCGACAAGCCGCGAACCCGATGACGCGCGAACAAGGCGGTACCGGATTGGGGCTTTCGATCGTGCGGGAACTAGCCAAGTTGCTCGGCGGTGATGTCACCGTTCACAGCGAACTCGGTCGCGGGAGCACGTTTACGGTACGCATCGCAGCGCGCCTTACGGACGAACCGCTCCTGGGCTTCGAGTTGACCGAAGAACCGCCCGTTGCTGTTCCGCGCCCGGAAACGGTCGCGGGGTGA